One genomic region from Argentina anserina chromosome 2, drPotAnse1.1, whole genome shotgun sequence encodes:
- the LOC126782668 gene encoding transcriptional elongation regulator MINIYO isoform X1 → MEKKQTPSLKNKIFGNTALQLNDVESSCMVGGIVEKGFSDKPISGPVAPPRPSVLHFPVARHRSEGPHWSPVNSKVSVQEGEGEGDSEDDEAVMDFDAVKSYAKPIMRKKKVDMNFSNSVEMEVDESRISTVSETAEASVRKNSSNERSCRLKPGLADLKSELESVLDSNAMEIDATRESKTVDVRLEEVAVSLESEIDTENRARLQRMSTEEITEAQDEIMGRLDPALLRVLKRRGEEKMKKQKTPGSDNKDQKSSPSLNTAMPRVVTTSTSNHTRSDGLVPISGQAKGKLWNAWRERVEAVRGLRFSPDGTVVGNSLQQMPQVNLAERDYLRSEGDPGAAGYTIKEAVSLTRSLIAGQRDLALALLSNVLNKAVQNIHQNHVHITRQDANKVDRTVDWEAVWAYALGPEPELVLTLRMCLDDNHSSVVRQCAKVIYHVLSCDVNENFFDVSEKLANLHEDTFTAPVFRSKPEIDVGFLHGGFWKYNAKPSNVLALDEDIIDDEIERKHTIQDDIFVAGQDFAAGLVRMGILPALCYLLESEPTAALEEYILSILIAIARHSPQCANAIVICERLLQTVVSRFIAKDNIEIQPSKIKSVRLLKVLAQSDQERCFAFIKNGSFQTLTWHLYQPTSFLDNWVKSGKEKCRLSSALMVEQLRFWKVCIQHGYCLSYFSEIFPCLCLWLNPPMLVKLSENGVVCEFASISKEAYLVLEALARRLPNLFAQRHHRNHKSEDSGCDTDFWSWSHVGPMVDIALKWIVWKNNPSVGSLFVSDQGKSGHLVSQDLSLTSLLWVYSAVMHMLSRVLSRVIPDDTLHMQESNSLLPWLPEFVPKVGLEIIKNGFVGTNSNASCSFIEKLCNLRQQGDYGMSLATVCCLHGLLGIIINIDKLITLAKASAQTLPQNINSSREENILKDGILKGSLVELKSVKNIFMKLVASEWHLVQSIEKFGRGGPAPGVGVGWGASGGGYWSGTVLLAQADARFLTDLLETLKIVADFDIHSEEEMIVILAINSSLGVCVTAGPTDGTYVEKAINNLLDVSVLKYLDICIRRFLSSGGAKLFKWDDEEDYLLLSRTLASHFSNRWLSVKKKLKGSDSKNKSEPLQKDISSLDTIYEDIDTSCIISQDLVAEWAHQRLPLPISWFLSPVSTLCDSKIAGLKKSSKLQDLMQDPSDFLVVARAGLFFLLGIEAMSSFLPAGIHSPVKSVPLVWKLHSLSVLLLVGMGVLEEEKSRVTYEALQDLYGNLLHQTRSCTLYTDSVNANNLDFLAFESEIHGTYSTFIETLVEQFSAVSYGDLIYGRQVAVYLHRCVEAPVRLAAWNTLTNFRVLELLPRLENCFTNAEGYLEPVEDNSDILLAYVKSWTSGALGRAASRGSLAYTLVLHHLSGFIFESYTGDKLLLRNKLSRSLLQDYSSKQQHEAMMLNLIQYNKPSASQTFKQEDGAPAGAAIAKRLELLNEACEGSSSLLNAVKRLKSSLKVSQL, encoded by the exons ATGGAGAAGAAGCAAACCCCTTCACTCAAAAACAAGATATTCGGCAATACAGCCCTTCAATTAAACGATGTAGAATCCTCCTGCATGGTCGGCGGCATCGTCGAGAAAGGCTTCTCCGATAAGCCCATATCGGGCCCCGTCGCTCCGCCCCGGCCCAGCGTTCTCCACTTCCCTGTCGCTCGCCACCGCTCCGAGGGCCCG CATTGGAGTCCGGTAAATAGTAAGGTGAGTGTTCAGGAGGGTGAGGGTGAGGGTGATAGTGAGGATGATGAAGCTGTGATGGACTTTGATGCTGTGAAGAGTTACGCAAAGCCGataatgaggaagaagaaagtagACATGAACTTTAGCAATAGTGTTGAGATGGAGGTTGATGAGAGTAGGATTAGTACAGTTAGCGAAACTGCGGAAGCTAGTGTTAGGAAGAACAGCTCGAATGAACGGAGTTGCCGGTTGAAGCCTGGGTTAGCTGACTTGAAGAGTGAACTGGAGTCAGTGTTGGACAGCAATGCGATGGAAATTGATGCCACCAGGGAGTCTAAAACTGTTGATGTTCGATTAGAAGAGGTGGCGGTTTCGCTTGAGAGTGAGATTGATACAGAGAATCGCGCTCGGTTGCAACGAATGTCGACCGAGGAGATTACGGAGGCGCAGGATGAGATAATGGGAAGATTGGACCCTGCATTACTCCGAGTACTTAAAAGGAGGGGTGaggagaaaatgaagaagcaAAAGACTCCTGGTTCAGATAACAAGGACCAGAAGTCTTCCCCTAGTTTGAACACTGCTATGCCTCGTGTGGTCACTACGAGTACCTCAAACCATACAAGGAGTGATGGTTTGGTGCCGATATCAGGACAAGCCAAGGGCAAGTTGTGGAATGCTTGGCGTGAGAGAGTCGAGGCTGTCAGGGGGTTGAGATTTTCACCAGATGGGACTGTTGTTGGAAATTCTTTGCAGCAGATGCCCCAAG TTAACCTTGCAGAGCGTGACTACCTGCGTTCTGAGGGAGATCCTGGTGCTGCTGGTTATACTATTAAAGAAGCAGTGTCACTCACTAGGAGTTTG ATTGCAGGACAACGGGACCTAGCATTGGCTCTTCTTTCGAATGTGCTCAATAAGGCGGTACAAAATATTCACCAAAACCATGTTCATATAACCAGACAAGACGCTAATAAAGTTGACAGAACTGTCGACTGGGAGGCTGTCTGGGCTTATGCACTCGGTCCAGAAcctgaacttgttttgactCTTAG GATGTGCCTCGATGATAACCATAGTTCTGTGGTCCGGCAGTGTGCCAAAGTTATTTACCACGTATTAAGCTGTGATGTGAATGAGAACTTCTTTGATGTCTCGGAG AAATTAGCAAATCTTCATGAGGATACTTTTACTGCCCCTGTATTCCGGAGCAAACCAGAGATTGATGTTGGTTTCCTTCATGGTGGGTTCTGGAAGTACAATGCTAAGCCTTCTAATGTTCTAGCTCTTGATGAGGATATTAttgatgatgagattgaaAGGAAGCATACAATTCAGGACGACATTTTTGTTGCTGGACAAGATTTTGCTGCAGGTTTGGTACGGATGGGAATCCTTCCAGCACTTTGCTATCTTTTGGAG TCAGAGCCTACAGCAGCCCTGGAAGAATATATACTTTCTATACTTATTGCCATAGCAAGGCATTCCCCACAATGTGCGAATGCCATCGTGATTTGTGAAAGGCTTCTCCAAACAGTGGTCAGCAGATTCATTGCAAAAGACAACATAGAAATTCAGCCTTCTAAAATTAAGTCTGTTAGACTTCTGAAG GTGCTGGCACAATCTGATCAGGAGAGGTGTTTTGCATTTATAAAGAATGGGAGCTTTCAAActttgacatggcatttgtaTCAACCTACATCCTTCCTTGACAATTGGGTAAAATCTGGAAAGGAGAAGTGTAGGCTTTCATCAGCTCTGATGGTTGAACAACTGCGGTTTTGGAAGGTCTGCATTCAGCATGGATATTGTCTATCATACTTCTCAGAAATATTTCCTTGCTTGTGCCTGTGGCTGAATCCACCTAtgcttgtaaaactctcagaGAATGGTGTTGTTTGCGAGTTTGCTTCCATCTCTAAAGAGGCCTACCTTGTATTGGAGGCTTTGGCTAGAAGACTTCCAAATTTGTTCGCGCAGAGGCATCACAGGAATCATAAGTCAGAGGATTCTGGTTGTGACACTGATTTCTGGTCTTGGAGCCATGTTGGTCCAATGGTTGATATAGCTCTAAAGTGGATAGTATGGAAGAATAATCCCAGTGTAGGCAGTTTGTTTGTCAGCGATCAAGGAAAGTCTGGTCATCTTGTTAGCCAAGATCTATCATTGACTTCCTTGTTGTGGGTCTATTCAGCTGTTATGCATATGCTTTCAAGAGTGCTTTCAAGAGTTATCCCAGATGATACTCTTCACATGCAAGAAAGTAATAGTCTTCTGCCATGGCTTCCAGAGTTCGTTCCTAAAGTTGGCCTTGAAATTATTAAGAATGGGTTTGTTGGAACAAATTCTAATGCATCTTGCTCCTTCATTGAAAAGTTGTGTAACTTGAGACAGCAAGGTGATTATGGAATGTCATTGGCTACTGTATGTTGCCTACATGGGTTACTGGGGATTATTATTAACATCGATAAGTTGATAACGTTAGCAAAGGCAAGTGCACAAACGCTTCCCCAAAATATTAATTCATCAAGAGAAGAGAATATTCTGAAGGATGGTATACTTAAGGGGTCGTTGGTTGAATTAAAAAGTgtgaagaatatttttatgaaGTTAGTTGCTTCGGAGTGGCACCTTGTGCAATCCATAGAAAAATTTGGTAGGGGAGGTCCTGCTCCTGGGGTGGGAGTTGGCTGGGGTGCCTCTGGTGGAGGATATTGGTCTGGTACTGTTTTGTTGGCCCAGGCAGATGCGAGGTTTCTCACTGACCTGCttgaaactttgaaaattGTCGCTGATTTTGATATCCACTCAGAAGAAGAAATGATTGTCATACTGGCAATTAATTCATCTTTAGGAGTCTGTGTAACTGCTGGGCCAACGGATGGTACTTATGTGGAAAAGGCAATAAATAATTTGCTTGATGTCTCTGTTTTGAAGTATCTCGATATCTGTATTCGTCGTTTTCTCTCGAGTGGAGGAGCTAAGCTGTTCAAATGGGATGATGAAGAGGATTACCTGCTCTTGAGTAGAACATTAGCATCTCATTTCAGTAACAGATGGTTATCTGTAAAGAAAAAGCTCAAAGGTAGTGACAGCAAGAATAAATCTGAACCACTTCAGAAGGATATAAGTTCCCTCGACACCATATATGAGGACATTGACACATCATGTATAATTAGTCAAGATTTGGTAGCGGAGTGGGCTCACCAGAGACTTCCACTACCCATTAGCTGGTTTCTCAGTCCAGTCTCAACCCTTTGTGATAGCAAGATCGCTGGTCTTAAAAAATCTTCCAAGTTACAAGATCTCATGCAGGACCCAAGTGATTTTCTTGTAGTTGCTAGAGCTGgacttttcttccttttgggTATTGAAGCAATGTCCAGTTTCCTACCTGCCGGTATCCACTCCCCCGTTAAGAGTGTACCATTAGTTTGGAAATTGCATTCTCTGTCTGTACTCTTACTTGTTGGGATGGGTGTGCTTGAGGAGGAGAAGAGCCGGGTTACGTATGAAGCTTTGCAGGATCTCTATGGGAATCTTCTTCATCAAACAAGATCATGTACCTTATATACAGACTCAGTAAATGCAAATAACTTGGACTTTTTGGCATTTGAATCAGAGATTCATGGGACGTACTCTACATTTATTGAGACTCTTGTGGAACAGTTTTCTGCTGTATCCTATGGTGATCTGATTTATGGCCGCCAAGTTGCAGTATATCTTCACCGTTGTGTTGAAGCTCCCGTTCGACTTGCTGCCTGGAATACACTAACTAATTTTCGTGTTCTTGAACTTCTGCCACGTTTAGAGAATTGCTTTACTAATGCAGAGGGGTACCTTGAACCTGTTGAG GATAATTCTGATATTCTGTTGGCGTACGTGAAATCGTGGACTTCCGGTGCCCTCGGCAGGGCTGCAAGTCGAGGATCACTTGCATATACACTTGTTCTACATCACCTTTCTGGTTTCATATTTGAGTCATACACGGGTGATAAACTATTGCTTCGGAATAAGCTCTCGAGGTCCCTCTTGCAAGATTACTCCTCAAAGCAACAACATGAG GCTATGATGTTGAATCTTATCCAATATAACAAGCCATCTGCATCACAAACATTCAAGCAAGAAGATGGAGCACCGGCAGGGGCTGCCATTGCGAAGAGGCTTGAATTATTAAATGAAGCTTGTGAAGGAAGCTCTTCACTCTTAAATGCCGTCAAGAGGCTAAAGTCTTCCCTAAAGGTTAGTCAGTTATGA
- the LOC126782668 gene encoding transcriptional elongation regulator MINIYO isoform X2 has translation MEKKQTPSLKNKIFGNTALQLNDVESSCMVGGIVEKGFSDKPISGPVAPPRPSVLHFPVARHRSEGPHWSPVNSKVSVQEGEGEGDSEDDEAVMDFDAVKSYAKPIMRKKKVDMNFSNSVEMEVDESRISTVSETAEASVRKNSSNERSCRLKPGLADLKSELESVLDSNAMEIDATRESKTVDVRLEEVAVSLESEIDTENRARLQRMSTEEITEAQDEIMGRLDPALLRVLKRRGEEKMKKQKTPGSDNKDQKSSPSLNTAMPRVVTTSTSNHTRSDGLVPISGQAKGKLWNAWRERVEAVRGLRFSPDGTVVGNSLQQMPQERDYLRSEGDPGAAGYTIKEAVSLTRSLIAGQRDLALALLSNVLNKAVQNIHQNHVHITRQDANKVDRTVDWEAVWAYALGPEPELVLTLRMCLDDNHSSVVRQCAKVIYHVLSCDVNENFFDVSEKLANLHEDTFTAPVFRSKPEIDVGFLHGGFWKYNAKPSNVLALDEDIIDDEIERKHTIQDDIFVAGQDFAAGLVRMGILPALCYLLESEPTAALEEYILSILIAIARHSPQCANAIVICERLLQTVVSRFIAKDNIEIQPSKIKSVRLLKVLAQSDQERCFAFIKNGSFQTLTWHLYQPTSFLDNWVKSGKEKCRLSSALMVEQLRFWKVCIQHGYCLSYFSEIFPCLCLWLNPPMLVKLSENGVVCEFASISKEAYLVLEALARRLPNLFAQRHHRNHKSEDSGCDTDFWSWSHVGPMVDIALKWIVWKNNPSVGSLFVSDQGKSGHLVSQDLSLTSLLWVYSAVMHMLSRVLSRVIPDDTLHMQESNSLLPWLPEFVPKVGLEIIKNGFVGTNSNASCSFIEKLCNLRQQGDYGMSLATVCCLHGLLGIIINIDKLITLAKASAQTLPQNINSSREENILKDGILKGSLVELKSVKNIFMKLVASEWHLVQSIEKFGRGGPAPGVGVGWGASGGGYWSGTVLLAQADARFLTDLLETLKIVADFDIHSEEEMIVILAINSSLGVCVTAGPTDGTYVEKAINNLLDVSVLKYLDICIRRFLSSGGAKLFKWDDEEDYLLLSRTLASHFSNRWLSVKKKLKGSDSKNKSEPLQKDISSLDTIYEDIDTSCIISQDLVAEWAHQRLPLPISWFLSPVSTLCDSKIAGLKKSSKLQDLMQDPSDFLVVARAGLFFLLGIEAMSSFLPAGIHSPVKSVPLVWKLHSLSVLLLVGMGVLEEEKSRVTYEALQDLYGNLLHQTRSCTLYTDSVNANNLDFLAFESEIHGTYSTFIETLVEQFSAVSYGDLIYGRQVAVYLHRCVEAPVRLAAWNTLTNFRVLELLPRLENCFTNAEGYLEPVEDNSDILLAYVKSWTSGALGRAASRGSLAYTLVLHHLSGFIFESYTGDKLLLRNKLSRSLLQDYSSKQQHEAMMLNLIQYNKPSASQTFKQEDGAPAGAAIAKRLELLNEACEGSSSLLNAVKRLKSSLKVSQL, from the exons ATGGAGAAGAAGCAAACCCCTTCACTCAAAAACAAGATATTCGGCAATACAGCCCTTCAATTAAACGATGTAGAATCCTCCTGCATGGTCGGCGGCATCGTCGAGAAAGGCTTCTCCGATAAGCCCATATCGGGCCCCGTCGCTCCGCCCCGGCCCAGCGTTCTCCACTTCCCTGTCGCTCGCCACCGCTCCGAGGGCCCG CATTGGAGTCCGGTAAATAGTAAGGTGAGTGTTCAGGAGGGTGAGGGTGAGGGTGATAGTGAGGATGATGAAGCTGTGATGGACTTTGATGCTGTGAAGAGTTACGCAAAGCCGataatgaggaagaagaaagtagACATGAACTTTAGCAATAGTGTTGAGATGGAGGTTGATGAGAGTAGGATTAGTACAGTTAGCGAAACTGCGGAAGCTAGTGTTAGGAAGAACAGCTCGAATGAACGGAGTTGCCGGTTGAAGCCTGGGTTAGCTGACTTGAAGAGTGAACTGGAGTCAGTGTTGGACAGCAATGCGATGGAAATTGATGCCACCAGGGAGTCTAAAACTGTTGATGTTCGATTAGAAGAGGTGGCGGTTTCGCTTGAGAGTGAGATTGATACAGAGAATCGCGCTCGGTTGCAACGAATGTCGACCGAGGAGATTACGGAGGCGCAGGATGAGATAATGGGAAGATTGGACCCTGCATTACTCCGAGTACTTAAAAGGAGGGGTGaggagaaaatgaagaagcaAAAGACTCCTGGTTCAGATAACAAGGACCAGAAGTCTTCCCCTAGTTTGAACACTGCTATGCCTCGTGTGGTCACTACGAGTACCTCAAACCATACAAGGAGTGATGGTTTGGTGCCGATATCAGGACAAGCCAAGGGCAAGTTGTGGAATGCTTGGCGTGAGAGAGTCGAGGCTGTCAGGGGGTTGAGATTTTCACCAGATGGGACTGTTGTTGGAAATTCTTTGCAGCAGATGCCCCAAG AGCGTGACTACCTGCGTTCTGAGGGAGATCCTGGTGCTGCTGGTTATACTATTAAAGAAGCAGTGTCACTCACTAGGAGTTTG ATTGCAGGACAACGGGACCTAGCATTGGCTCTTCTTTCGAATGTGCTCAATAAGGCGGTACAAAATATTCACCAAAACCATGTTCATATAACCAGACAAGACGCTAATAAAGTTGACAGAACTGTCGACTGGGAGGCTGTCTGGGCTTATGCACTCGGTCCAGAAcctgaacttgttttgactCTTAG GATGTGCCTCGATGATAACCATAGTTCTGTGGTCCGGCAGTGTGCCAAAGTTATTTACCACGTATTAAGCTGTGATGTGAATGAGAACTTCTTTGATGTCTCGGAG AAATTAGCAAATCTTCATGAGGATACTTTTACTGCCCCTGTATTCCGGAGCAAACCAGAGATTGATGTTGGTTTCCTTCATGGTGGGTTCTGGAAGTACAATGCTAAGCCTTCTAATGTTCTAGCTCTTGATGAGGATATTAttgatgatgagattgaaAGGAAGCATACAATTCAGGACGACATTTTTGTTGCTGGACAAGATTTTGCTGCAGGTTTGGTACGGATGGGAATCCTTCCAGCACTTTGCTATCTTTTGGAG TCAGAGCCTACAGCAGCCCTGGAAGAATATATACTTTCTATACTTATTGCCATAGCAAGGCATTCCCCACAATGTGCGAATGCCATCGTGATTTGTGAAAGGCTTCTCCAAACAGTGGTCAGCAGATTCATTGCAAAAGACAACATAGAAATTCAGCCTTCTAAAATTAAGTCTGTTAGACTTCTGAAG GTGCTGGCACAATCTGATCAGGAGAGGTGTTTTGCATTTATAAAGAATGGGAGCTTTCAAActttgacatggcatttgtaTCAACCTACATCCTTCCTTGACAATTGGGTAAAATCTGGAAAGGAGAAGTGTAGGCTTTCATCAGCTCTGATGGTTGAACAACTGCGGTTTTGGAAGGTCTGCATTCAGCATGGATATTGTCTATCATACTTCTCAGAAATATTTCCTTGCTTGTGCCTGTGGCTGAATCCACCTAtgcttgtaaaactctcagaGAATGGTGTTGTTTGCGAGTTTGCTTCCATCTCTAAAGAGGCCTACCTTGTATTGGAGGCTTTGGCTAGAAGACTTCCAAATTTGTTCGCGCAGAGGCATCACAGGAATCATAAGTCAGAGGATTCTGGTTGTGACACTGATTTCTGGTCTTGGAGCCATGTTGGTCCAATGGTTGATATAGCTCTAAAGTGGATAGTATGGAAGAATAATCCCAGTGTAGGCAGTTTGTTTGTCAGCGATCAAGGAAAGTCTGGTCATCTTGTTAGCCAAGATCTATCATTGACTTCCTTGTTGTGGGTCTATTCAGCTGTTATGCATATGCTTTCAAGAGTGCTTTCAAGAGTTATCCCAGATGATACTCTTCACATGCAAGAAAGTAATAGTCTTCTGCCATGGCTTCCAGAGTTCGTTCCTAAAGTTGGCCTTGAAATTATTAAGAATGGGTTTGTTGGAACAAATTCTAATGCATCTTGCTCCTTCATTGAAAAGTTGTGTAACTTGAGACAGCAAGGTGATTATGGAATGTCATTGGCTACTGTATGTTGCCTACATGGGTTACTGGGGATTATTATTAACATCGATAAGTTGATAACGTTAGCAAAGGCAAGTGCACAAACGCTTCCCCAAAATATTAATTCATCAAGAGAAGAGAATATTCTGAAGGATGGTATACTTAAGGGGTCGTTGGTTGAATTAAAAAGTgtgaagaatatttttatgaaGTTAGTTGCTTCGGAGTGGCACCTTGTGCAATCCATAGAAAAATTTGGTAGGGGAGGTCCTGCTCCTGGGGTGGGAGTTGGCTGGGGTGCCTCTGGTGGAGGATATTGGTCTGGTACTGTTTTGTTGGCCCAGGCAGATGCGAGGTTTCTCACTGACCTGCttgaaactttgaaaattGTCGCTGATTTTGATATCCACTCAGAAGAAGAAATGATTGTCATACTGGCAATTAATTCATCTTTAGGAGTCTGTGTAACTGCTGGGCCAACGGATGGTACTTATGTGGAAAAGGCAATAAATAATTTGCTTGATGTCTCTGTTTTGAAGTATCTCGATATCTGTATTCGTCGTTTTCTCTCGAGTGGAGGAGCTAAGCTGTTCAAATGGGATGATGAAGAGGATTACCTGCTCTTGAGTAGAACATTAGCATCTCATTTCAGTAACAGATGGTTATCTGTAAAGAAAAAGCTCAAAGGTAGTGACAGCAAGAATAAATCTGAACCACTTCAGAAGGATATAAGTTCCCTCGACACCATATATGAGGACATTGACACATCATGTATAATTAGTCAAGATTTGGTAGCGGAGTGGGCTCACCAGAGACTTCCACTACCCATTAGCTGGTTTCTCAGTCCAGTCTCAACCCTTTGTGATAGCAAGATCGCTGGTCTTAAAAAATCTTCCAAGTTACAAGATCTCATGCAGGACCCAAGTGATTTTCTTGTAGTTGCTAGAGCTGgacttttcttccttttgggTATTGAAGCAATGTCCAGTTTCCTACCTGCCGGTATCCACTCCCCCGTTAAGAGTGTACCATTAGTTTGGAAATTGCATTCTCTGTCTGTACTCTTACTTGTTGGGATGGGTGTGCTTGAGGAGGAGAAGAGCCGGGTTACGTATGAAGCTTTGCAGGATCTCTATGGGAATCTTCTTCATCAAACAAGATCATGTACCTTATATACAGACTCAGTAAATGCAAATAACTTGGACTTTTTGGCATTTGAATCAGAGATTCATGGGACGTACTCTACATTTATTGAGACTCTTGTGGAACAGTTTTCTGCTGTATCCTATGGTGATCTGATTTATGGCCGCCAAGTTGCAGTATATCTTCACCGTTGTGTTGAAGCTCCCGTTCGACTTGCTGCCTGGAATACACTAACTAATTTTCGTGTTCTTGAACTTCTGCCACGTTTAGAGAATTGCTTTACTAATGCAGAGGGGTACCTTGAACCTGTTGAG GATAATTCTGATATTCTGTTGGCGTACGTGAAATCGTGGACTTCCGGTGCCCTCGGCAGGGCTGCAAGTCGAGGATCACTTGCATATACACTTGTTCTACATCACCTTTCTGGTTTCATATTTGAGTCATACACGGGTGATAAACTATTGCTTCGGAATAAGCTCTCGAGGTCCCTCTTGCAAGATTACTCCTCAAAGCAACAACATGAG GCTATGATGTTGAATCTTATCCAATATAACAAGCCATCTGCATCACAAACATTCAAGCAAGAAGATGGAGCACCGGCAGGGGCTGCCATTGCGAAGAGGCTTGAATTATTAAATGAAGCTTGTGAAGGAAGCTCTTCACTCTTAAATGCCGTCAAGAGGCTAAAGTCTTCCCTAAAGGTTAGTCAGTTATGA